GAATATGTCAACATCTCATGCCGACATCGATGATTGTCAATTATTTTCCTTAGgatcttcttgatgttcttattgGTGGCCTCTACAGCTCCATTCATTTGAGGACGATAAGCGGTTGAGTTTTGGTGAGTGATCTTAAATTCCTCACAAATATCTCTCATCAAATGGCTGTTGAGATTCGCACCATTGTCAGTAATGACGGACTCTGGTACTCCAAACCTGCATATAAGATTGTTGCAAACAAAATCAGCTACAACTTTCTTGGTCACGACTTGTATGAaactgcttccacccacttggttAAATAATCAATGACAACAAAAATAGatctgtgtccattagaagAGGCTAGCTCTATCAGACTGATGACATCTATACCTCATgatacaaatggccaaggtgaactcatagctTTGAGTTCATAAGGTGGCACTTGGATCAAATCACCATGCACTTGCAACAATCATTCTCTATAATCATCCAAAAATAACCGGCTCGTAGGATCTTCCTTGCCAAAGTGAGTCCATTCACATGTGCGCCgcaaactccagcatgtatTTGTTCAATAAGTTTCGCAACTTCAGCAGCATCGACACATCTGAgaagacccaaatctggagtcctcctataaAGGATTTATCcattttgaaagaaattgagagTCATTAACGTATCGACTTCCTCTGATTGGATATAGAATCTTCAGGATATTGAAATACCATAATAAACCATCTTGTTCTACTTCAACATGTGAACAATGGATTGGATGTTCCTTCAACTTTATATCCAGAAGATCTATATAATCAGTATCTGGATGTTTAATCATTGAAGAtatggtggcaagagcatcggccaactcattttgtattttgggaGTATGTCTGAAATCAATCTTACGAAATCTAGTATGTCTGAAATCAATCTTACGAAATCTTTTGCACAACTTTTGTATATATTGTACGTAAGGTATAATCTTCGGATTCTTCACGGCCCACTCtccttgaacctgatgaatcaacagatctgaatctccaataaccaacAACTCATGGACATTCATGTCGATGGCCATTTTCAACCCGAGAATTCAAGCTTCATATTTAGCCATGATGTTCGTGCAATTAAATCGGAGTTTAGCTGGCATAGGATAATGTTGACCTGATTCTGACACTAAAACCACTCCGACACCTTTTCCTTGGTGATTTTCTtctccatcaaagaataatttcCATCCAGAATATATTTCAGAATTATCTTCACCTACAAACgatacttcttcatcgtgaaaataagtcttgagcgattcatactcttcatcaacgggattttctgcaagatgatcagccaaggCCTATGATTTTATCGCCTTCTAAGTCACATACTCAATATCAAATTCACTCAACAACATTTTTCATTTGGCCAACTTTCCGGTCGACATCGCCTTctaaaaaatatacttcaatggaTCCATTTTGGAGATAAGATATGTGGTACAAGAAGACAAATAATGCCTCAAACTTTTGAGTGATCCAAGTCAAAGCATAACATATTCTCTCAAAAAGTATAACGAGACTCATATGGCGTGAATTTCTTGCTTATATAATAAATGGCTCGCTCCTTCTTCCCTGTTTCGTCATGCTGTCCAAGAACGCATCCAAATGTGTTATCTGAGACAGACAAATACAACAACAATGGGCtcccttctcgcggaggaaccaataTCGGTGGGTTGGACAAATAGTTCTTGATAGCATCAAAAGCAATCCGACATTCTTCAGTCCACTTTGTCAAAGCGTCTTTCTTGAACAGCTTGACGATAAGCTCACCCACACCACACTTGATTCAGCTATGAATCGACTGATGTAGTtcaacctccctaagaaactcatcagtTCTTTCTTGGTCTTCGGAGGAGATAACTCTTGAATTGTCTTAATATTGGAAGGATCGAGCTCAATACCTtttctgctgactataaatcccaacaacttgTCGGCTGGCACCCCAAAAGCACATTTAGCGGGatttaacttcaaattataCCAACGCGGACAATTAAAGAACTTATTTAAATGCGTTAAGTGGTCCAAACTCTCGTGAGACTTGATGATGACGTCATCCACATACAACTCGATCTCCTTATGaatcatatcatgaaatatagtCATCATAGCACTTATATAGGTAACACCAGCATTCTTGAGTCCACATGGCATCAACCTAtaatgatatacaccccaaCGCTTaataaaagttgtcttttctaTATCTTCCTGGTCCATCAAAATATGATGATAACCTGCGTAATAATCCTCAAATGACTGCATTTCATGCTTAGCATAGTTATCAATCAGAATATGAATGTTTGTCAAcggaaaattatcctttgggCTGGATTTGTTAAGAACCTTGTAGTCGATATAAATTCTGATTTTCCCGTCTATTTGGCGACCGGAATAAAATTGGCCAACCAAGTCGAGTATTGTGTCACTTCCACCAATCGAGACTCAATCTTCTAGGTGATATCTTCTTTAATATTTAAACTCAACTCATGCTTGAACTTCCGAGCCTTCTGTTTCATTGGACTAAACCCTGGATTGATCGCCAACTTGTGAGACACCATATTGGTAGTCATCCCTAGCATGTCGCTGACTTCCCAGACGAACACATCGATGTATTCAATGAGTAAATGAATAAGGCCTTTTCTTTGAGCTTCATTCAAGTGAGCGCTGATTTTGGCCTCTTTGACACACTTTTGGTCTCCCAGATTTACAGTTTTAGTTTCCTCTAAATTCGGCTTATGCTGATTTTCAAACTACAGAAACTCTTTAGCAACATATTTTGGTGCCTCATTTTCCTCTTCGTATTCATCAACCTCGTCATCACCTTCCTCATTTTGTTCGTTCAGCTCGTGACATGACATGGCATTGGCAGGTTTAAAACTTATAATACTGAAACtacaaataaacaaatttaagaaagtaaaatatagcaaataaataatta
The DNA window shown above is from Solanum lycopersicum chromosome 11, SLM_r2.1 and carries:
- the LOC138339689 gene encoding uncharacterized protein, producing the protein MAIDMNVHELLVIGDSDLLIHQVQGEWAVKNPKIIPYVQYIQKLCKRFRKIDFRHTRFRKIDFRHTPKIQNELADALATISSMIKHPDTDYIDLLDIKLKEHPIHCSHVEVEQDGLLWRTPDLGLLRCVDAAEVAKLIEQIHAGVCGAHVNGLTLARKILRAGYFWMIIENDCCKFGVPESVITDNGANLNSHLMRDICEEFKITHQNSTAYRPQMNGAVEATNKNIKKILRKIIDNHRCRHEMLTYSLLGYRTTIRTSTGATPYLLVYGTEAVIPAEVEIPSLRIIQEAKLSNVEWVSKRIDQLTFIDEKRVVVVCHGQLYQQRMIHTFQKRVRARIFEVGQLILKRMFPHQDEYKGKFAPNYQGPYMVRKVLSEGALVLSEMDGTAWPKPINSDVVKRYYM